Below is a genomic region from Miscanthus floridulus cultivar M001 chromosome 1, ASM1932011v1, whole genome shotgun sequence.
TCAAATAAATCCAGGTAAATCTCAAATAGTCATCAATGAAAATAACATAATATGATTGACCCCCCTTTGAAACAAAAGGTGCTGGACCCCATACATCAGAGTGAACAAGATCAAAAGGTTTCTGGGACTTAGACTCACTAGAAGGGTAGGGGAGTTGCAACTGTTTGCCAAGTTTACAACCCATACAATGAAGAGTAGTGTCACCAGAAACAGGACCTAACACACCACTACCAACAAGGGTGGACAATCTAGAACCAGAGAGGTGACCAAGATGACGATGCCACTGCGCAAAAGAAGTGGTAGACGAAGCAGCTGACACGGATGCTGGAGAACTGGGTGATGTAGGAGCCAAAACGGGTGAAGGAAGACGCAACCAATCAAGCTCCCAGAGGCGTtgggagtcccgacacctaggCCCAGTTCCCACCAAAAGACCCGTACGGAGATCCTGAACACAATAAGAATCAGACTCAAGGATTATGCGACAGCCATGATCAGTGATTTGACCCACAGACAAGAGTTGCATAGTTAGTTTGGGAACATGCGAAACAGTAGGAATATTAAACGAAGAGGTCGAAAGAACATCTCTCCCAGCAACAGGAAGAGAAGTGCCATCTGCGGTGCGAACATAAATAGGTGGATCGGGGGAAGATAGAGAGGACAAGTGTGTTGCATGAGGTGTCATATGAAAAGAGCAAGGTACATCGCTTCGTTACGAATCTCGTAACTGCGACGGAGGTGATCCCACATAAGGTGTGAAGTGGCAAGACCTCTAAGGGATAACGAGAGATCAACCTCCATGCTCGCAAGTAAGATGGCCTAAGCAGATTTTTCCTCGCGCAGCCAAGTCTCATAGACACCAAGATCAGACTGATAGCTCTCCATCTCAGCCTCAAATGCCTCAAGTAAATCATTCTTGGCATCATCATCAGCATCTGGCGGGTATGTGGGCGGCGTGGGAAGAAGAGGACGGGGAGGACAGATCTACTCACCCGTGAGGTAGCCCCACAGCAACTGCCCCCATGTGGACCTCCATATGGAAAACAAAATCGCCCCAATTGGTGCCATTGAAACTGACGGGGCACCGAGGGACCAGAACAGCGCCAGGGCATCTGGGGGACGCCATGGAGGAGAGAACGAGCCTCTCTGCTGCTGCTGTTTTTTTTGTTTAGcctctctgctgctgctgctgctttttttaaggagagaggagaggaggaccGGCCGGCTCACTAACACCAGACCGACACACGGGCGCAAGTGAGCGGCCCGCTACGTGCGCCCTCGGGGAGGCGGGGACGGAGCCGCAGGTGCGGGGGCGGAGCAGGGCCGGTGTCCGCGCGCGAAGGGAGCCGCGAGGCCGCAAGGGGCGCTCGGGAGGGCGGCGCGGTGGCGCGCAGGGCCGCGCGAGCGGCGGCGGGCGAGCGCGCGATGGCACGCGAGCGGGCAGCGCGTGGCGCGGAGGGGCGTCGCGGTGTGCAGGGCCGCGCGAGCGGGCGGCGGGCCAGCACGGGTGCGAGGCGCAGGAGTCGCGCGTGTGGGCGGATGGCCGAGGCGGAGCAGCGTGAGGGTGGGATGCGGAGGCCGGCGGGGTTGGGCAGAAATCGCCGGCGTCGCTCAGCAGCAGAAGGTAAGGATGCAAACCCTAGCTCGATACCATGTTAGAAGGACTAGAATGAGGCCAACCAACTGTATTGCAAGGCCCAAGAGGGCAAATATACACAGTGTACATATGCAAAGAAGCCCTCCAAGTAGAGGAAAAACACATACACCTCCTATACATCTAACAGTTTCCAGCTAAATTTTCATGCTATCAGGCACACAAgcacaattttttttgtttcccTTCCGGTGTCTTTTCTTTAAATTCTCACCGGCTTGTAATCTATCTTAAATTGCCAGCGAACCACATGAAGATTCTCACCTTCATGGGAGTCTTGTTTTTCCATAATTTCATCATTCTCTTGATAGAAATTCCTCGGAAAGTTAGATTTCTATACATGGATCTGGTGGAATACTGTCTCGATTTTTACATAATCCAATCATCGTATGTTTCCTCCTCTTCACTCAACTATTGGTGGTGCCATATTGAGCAAAGGATTTTTTTTAAAGTATTTATTTCTCAACAGGTTGAAACACATGTCCTCTTTATTTCCTTTCTCTAAAAAAAATGATGGTTGGCGCGATATGGCGGATTTCACCGCGTTCCaagtaattaaataaattaaattaAACAGGTCATCCTGGACAATGCAGAAACTACAAACGAAGTGCACACAGAGGATTCGACCGTCGGACCGACCAtataaaaaaaaactagtagtagggtgtccctctccctcctctcgaGCGTCGGCATGGTCGTCACTCCAACCCGTAATCTGCACTCCCCTATACTATAACACATACAACAAGGTTAGTTCATGGAAACTGCAAAGCTCATATAGTCTTGATGAGGTAAACCGTCGCGTCAGCTCTGGTAAATTGGGGGAGAAATCAGGGCTTCAAGTCTTCTCGTTTCACTCGAGACTTCGTCTAGAGACGCGAATACAGTAGTAACTGGGGCTAGGGTTGCTGTACCTAGCCACGTAGGTACCTCTGCCGTGTGAATTGCCGGCGCCGGCGCGTCCGAGGACGAGGAGAACATACACGGCGGAGGCGGAGACCGGCACCGGCACCACCTGCTGCAGTACTGCTACTGACGCCTGACGGACACGGTTGCCAGCCAAGCCACTGACCGCGGCAGCCAGCCTAGCGCCCCTCCACGGTTCTGATTTCGAGGAGCGAGACCAATCTGACATGACATCCCATCCCCGACAACACGTGGAACCGCCACAAAACTAATCGCCTTTTTTGTTTTGTGTAGGACACAAATCTAATCACCCGTTGCCCTGctgggttcttcttcttctcgcgCGCGCGCGCCCGCCCGGCCAGAAAGTCCACACCGCCAGCGACCTTCCTCCAGGGCCCCAGCTCATCAGCTGCTCGCCTGCTCCCGCTCTGTCTATATATTGGTCTTGTCTCACACTAATCCTCTCACATAAttagccaccaccaccaccagtgctCATCAGCCAGCCCAGCCCTCTGTTCTGTttgacaagaaggagaaggaagaaggaaccaATAAGATAAGAAGAGGAACTCAGCTCCAGCCACCAACAAGCCCGTACGTACATTGTGACAGGTGAGAGAGCTAGGGAGGCGCTGCTTCTTTCTTGCATCTTGCATTTTCTTTTCTCGATCGCGCTCCAATCTTCTTGCTTGGTACTACTAGTTGTCCTTCTCTGCCTGGCGACATTTCCTGGCATTTCAATCGGTTGCTGCACGCGGTCTCCTGCAGTCGCTACAACAAGGAAGGGAAACAAGGCCGCCGCGTCGCCATGGGAGTCCTCTTCTCGTGCCCCGCCGACGACTACGACCCGCTGGACCTGCAGGAGgaagcgccggcgccggcgacgtcCTCCACCGCGGGCGCAGGGGAGCCAGCGCCGGCCATCCTCAGGGCGTCGCTGGGCTCCGGCAAGCTGCGCATCGAGGGGTCGCTGAGCTTCAAGCGCGCGCAGGCCGCGCTGCTGCAGGTGGAGACCGAGATCTCCATCCGGACCGCCGACGCCGCCTTCATGCCCGCGCCGGGGCCCCTGCTGCCCAGGGCGAGGTTCGCCGAGCCGGCGGCCGCGGACAGCCCCAAGCACGAGGCGGCGGCGCTGAGGCTGCAGAAGGTGTACAAGAGCTTCCGCACGCGCCGCCAGCTCGCCGACTGCGCCGTGCTCGTGGAGCAGAGCTGGTGGAAGCTGCTGGACTTCGCGCTGCTCAAGCGCAGCTCCGTCTCCTTCTTCGACATCGAGAAGCAGGAGACCGCCATGTCCAAGTGGTCAAGGGCGAGGACGCGCGTCGCCAAGGTTGGCAAGGGGTTGCTCAAGGACGAGAACGCTCAGAAGCTTGCGTTGCAGCACTGGCTCGAAGCGGTGAGTGAGCATATCAGCTGCCTGTACATGCTGCGAATCTGAACAGTTTTGTACTAGTTTCTACTCATCTTTTTGCAGCCAATATAATATATGCAGTACTAACTTTTCATCAAACTGAAAATTGTTTTATGATGAACAGATTGACCCGCGGCACCGGTACGGCCATAACCTTCACTACTACTATGATTGCTGGCTCCACTCCGAAAGCAAGCAGCCTTTCTTCTACTGGTTAGCACTAACTCTGCTACTATCTCGGATTTCATAGTTTCAGCCGCTGGCTGCAATGATAACTTAAGCTGATGATCTTGGTTTGGCGATGCAGGCTTGATGTGGGAGAAGGCAGAGAGATCAATCTTGAAGGCAAGTGCTCAAGATCAAAGCTTCTCAGCCAGTGCATCAAGTACCTTGGTCCAGTAAGTATTTACTGAACAAAGGAGATCGACTGAGCAAAGTGAAAAAAATACGATGGCTAATGTACCATGCTTATATTTGCGCAGAAAGAAAGAGAGGACTATGAAGTCGTAATCGAGGACGGCAAGTTCTTGTACAAGAAAAGTGGTCAGATCCTTGACACTTCTTGCGGACCGCGAGACGCAAAGTGGATCTTTGTTCTTAGCACGTCTAAGAACTTGTACGTTGGCCAGGTAAATATTCTGATGCCGTCGTATATTGGAAAAGGTTCACTAAAGCCTAGAATTATATGTTCATCGTGTAACATTGTCCTGTAACTTCAAATCAAATGCAGAAGAAAAAGGGAACGTTTCAACACTCTAGCTTCCTTGCTGGAGGGGCCACTTCTGCTGCTGGGCGATTGGTTGTTGAGAATGGAACTCTGAAGGTACCTATCAATCTAGTACCATTCTAGCATGCGCAGATTTTCAGTTGCACTTTCAGTGACCACTTTGTTAGATGTCATGCTGAGGCAAATGTGCTATGTTTGTGTGACAGGCTATCTGGCCTCACAGCGGGCACTACCGGCCGACAGAGGAGAACTTCCAAGAGTTCAAGAGCTTCCTCAGGGACAACTTGGTTGATCTAACCGATGTTAAGGTTCGCACATCACAACCCTGATCATTCAGAAAGTTAACTGAACATCAGTGAAGTTCATGTGAGGTTAATTCTTTTTCTGTGAACTCGCTTGCTGCAGATGAGCCcagatgaggaggatgaggagtTCTGGGGCAGTCTCAGGAGAATCACTTCAGAGACCCAGAAAACGCAAGACCAAACAACGGCTGCGCCTGATGAAACCGGTCCTGAAGCTGCTGGCAGTGGCAGCACAGATTCCCAGAAATGCGAGGAAGAAACTGCAACGGCACGGCCAGAACCACCAGAAGACGTCGTCGATCAGGCGGCGGGCGAAGAGCAGCAGGCGCCGGTGCCGCGGGAGAAGATCCTGCAGCGGATCAACTCCAAGAAGGAGATGAAGTCGTACCAGCTGGGCAAGCAGCTGTCGTTCAAGTGGACCACGGGGGCGGGGCCCCGGATCGGGTGCGTCCGCGACTACCCGTCGGAGCTCCAGCTGCAGGCGCTGGAGCAGGTGAACCTCTCGCCGAGgtgcagcgccgccgtcgccgcctcccGGTTCGCCTCGCCGCTTAGGCGCAGCTTCAACCAGCCAGCGTCAGCGAGGGGGTGCGAGGCGTCCACGCCGAGGGAGGCGTTCCGATCGCCTCTGCAGCACGGAGCACTTGCGGTTGCAGCCGTAGCTGACTGACGCAACGCACAAaagttgcaggcttgcagctgaAATTTTTCTTGAAGAATCCTCAGACAATTCGATGAATGTAGATGTGAAAAGTTTTGAAGAATCCTCAGACAATCCGATGGATGAAGGTGTGTATAGTAGGTAGGTAGGGGCCAGGGAAAATAATGGAATATATACTGAATTAAATAGATTTCGTTCTCATTCATAGGGCACAGGTAGTAGTATACAGTGTACTATATACATATACTAATAAATACACATTGTTCACCGAAGGATGTGATGCTAGTAGTTAACCACAAAGGTTTTATACAAATTCTTTCATTCCTTATTACATGTATAAAAAAAACTGTACTGAAGCAAGCATGGTTTGACATGTATTGCGTGGAATTTTGTACAAGTTTATGTTGGCATTAAGTCAGGCTCTCTCTACGCAGCTCGTGTCAAACGAACCTCTCAAACTATTGAGGGTGCGTTTGGTTGagtttttggctttggcttttagcTCAAAAAgctaaaagcccaaccaaaggggctgttttTTCAGGCTGCTTTTTTTTAGAAGTAGCTTCTTTTCCGTAGTACGcagctgctttttcagaagcaacagctcaaccaaacacaccctgaaAGCTaatttgaccctgcttttggcttttggctttctgcttttcgaaattggtggcataaaaagctttttcatagttgtttcaagagagataaagatagaaggtatattttatacttgtataaccaaacagctttcagcttttctacagctcacagcccacagcagctttcccacagctcacagcccacatcAGCTTTTtctcacagccacagctcaaccaaacacaccctgaaGCAAACAGTTGCAGCTGAAATTTTCTTGAACGTTGCTCAAACTATTGCTCAAGCATGGTTTCGCTTGTGTTTCATTGACAGTTGAAGTATAAACTACCCGAAAGAGTTTTAAAAAGACAGTCTCTTCAGACTATCAAATGCATAGCCCTATGAACACaaatattgcatatattttatacaaATTAAGTCAGTCGATATTTTATACAAATTAAGTCAGTCGACacggacaaaaaaaaaactacagtTAAATTGGGACAGAGCGAGTAATTTTGTTTCTGCTGCAAGCACTGATCAAAGGGAAGATTACGTCAGTGCAGTTCATTGGTTGCTGAACtgaaaaacaacaaaacaacaaagCACACGGTATTCTTTAGTAAAAGGCGAAAGAATAGTTCGCTCTGTGCCCACTGCGCAGCTGCGTGCTCTCCCTTCAGTGCTGTGCTTGTAAATAGCAGCGCTCCCTGCTGCCACTGGCTTCAGCAAGCGGTTTGGCACTAAAAGTACAAGCGCTGGCTGCGCCGCGCGCACTGCGCCCGCGGTCTACGCGAACGGGCCAGTGGCCGACTGCAAAAAGGCCCACGCTGTGGATTTGCATTTCCTGCAGGCAGAGCCAGACGCAGTGATGAATCATGATGCCCACTGGCCCAGAGGACTGAGCAGCCGCTTGCTGTCCGGCCCAAACAAATGCTGTGAAGTGAAGCGCAGGGGCGCCGGGGCTTGCCGGGCTCGCCCGCCTCCCCAGTTTCAATTGTCCACTAGTGAAGGCCCCGCGCCTTCGCGCCCGACGACAAGAGAATAAGCTCAGGTTTTTCACCGTAGAATTCTCATACCGTATATGATTTGCGGTACATATTTGCGGCCGATGTAATAAGCTGGAACAGGATACTTATATTACGTGCAAAAGTTATGGTAAAGCCCATACATTAGATAGTTACATTCTAAAAAGCTGGGAATGTCTTAGCTGTACAATTCTAGGCTACATATGTTAGGCAACAATATGTGTAGTTGTACTGGTGTGCACATGAGCACGCATATTATACATAATAAGCATATACTGATGTCAATCTTGTTATCTGGCCTTGTTGTTATGTTCCATGAGGGTCGGGGCCGCTCAACACCTTCCTGTCGGGGCCGCTGGAGAGAGGATTCGCGTCCGGCCCGCTGGACAAAGGCTCCAGCTTCATGTCTGGGACGTTGGACAAGGGAGCCTTCATGTCAGGTCCAATCGATGCTGGCAGCAGAAGCAACTTCTCAGCACCTCTTTCCTATGGCCGGAGGAAGGCTCGTCTGGGGCTTCTTGTACATAGGATTAGCAGACCCATGAAAACCGCATTGTCCAGAACATTCAGCAGGAGCTCACAGAATCCAGGCTGGGTTCAGAAGTTTCTGATGCATCCTATGGCGCAACTGCCCTGGGCAAGGGACGCAAAGTCCAGATCAGAAGGCTCGCAGAATGGGTTGGAACCTGGGATACCTGAACCTGAGTATAGTGTGACAAGGAACCTTCAGTGGGCTCATGGAAAGGCAGGGGAAGATCGGGTTCATGTTGTTCTATCCGAAGAGCAAGGATGGCTGTTCATTGGAATTTATGATGGTTTTAGTGGCCCTGATGCACCTGACTTTCTAATGAGCAATCTATACAAGGCCATTGATAAAGAACTGGAAGGACTGCTCTGGGTTTACGAAGACAGCTCTGAAAGGTGTGACCATGTATCTAATCTTGAAGAGGGTGAATCAGTTGCTGCTTCTGTGAATGCTCCTCATGATGATACTGGCCACTTCCAGAGTGACAATGCGAGACAAGAACAACTTGGTAATTTTGGAAAACAAAATGTCTTGCCTGGAAAGGGTGGTTATGAAAGTGCCTTGCaagttcaaccaaactgtacCAGCTGTGAAGAGAAAGATTTGGCTGCACAGGATTCAAGTAGTGAGAAGTTGGGCAGGGATGAGATAGTTGAGGAAATGGCTGGAGCTGATCTGGGAAATGATCTCCAAAGTAGAGAATCACACAACTCGAACAGAGGTCTTTCAGGTACAGATCTAAACACCAGCTGTAGCTGTGCAACAGAAACCAGTGCCTATTGTGATCAGCATGCCAAGTTCTTGAAAGAAAACAGAAAGAGCAAGCGTCTTTTTGAGCTTCTTGAGATGGAATTGCTACAAGATTATAACAAAAGGTTATCTAAGGCGTCACCAGAGGAAAGGGAAATACCGAGCTTGCATGTTGCGCAGGCAGGCACTGCAGAAGGGAGCTCAAGAAACACAGCTGAGATCTCCAGGTGTTCATTGGCAGCAACTGGAGAATGTTTCGATGGTTCTGAAGATCTTGGAAGTTCAAGACATGCTGATAGTGTACTTGGCACAGATCTTAAAGAGTGTACAGGGTGTTCAGTATCTACATCTTCAGCAGGGCACAAGCAAGTTACGAGAAGATTTGTATTCGGATCAAAGTTGAGGAAGATGTACAAAAAGCAAAAAATGTTGCAGAAGAAGTTTTTCCCATGGAACTACGATTGGCACAGAGATCAACCTCATGTTGATGAAACTGTTATAAAATCTTCAGAAGTCACTAGGAGATGTAAGTCAGGGCCAGTAGAGCATGATGCTGTATTGAGGGCAATGTCACGGGCACTTGAAATAACAGATTAGATGTACCCACAAAACTAGTATTGAATTGTTGGGCTCCTCAAGAACAACCCAATCTTAGCCCATTTTTTAGACAGACCCACAAACCTTGCATTGAATTGTTGGGCTCCTCCTCACAGAGAGGAAGAACCCTCCAAAAATAGGCGTATGCTGCTTGGTGCAGCGGACACACGGTATTCTTTAGTAAAAGGCGAAAGAATAGTTCGCTCTGTGCCCACTGCGCAGCTTCGTGCTCTTCCTTCAGTGCTGTGAGCCCTTGTAAATAGCAGCGCTCCCTGCTGCCACTGGCTTCAGCAAGCGGTTTGGCACTAAAAGGACAAGCGCTGGCCGCGCCGCGCGCACTGCGCCCGCGGTCTACGCGAACGGGCCAGTGGCCGACTGCAAAAAGGCCTACGCTGTGGATTTGCATTTCCTAGGCAGAGCCAGACGCAGTGATGAATCATGATGCCCACTGGCCCAGAGGACTGAGCAGCCTAGGCAGCCGCTTGTTGTCCGGCCCAAACAAATATACGGAATGCTATATTGAAGGGCGggcttggtgcaagcggtagagtcttaccgcctgtgaccggaaggtctcgggttcgagtcgcggtgtcctcgcattgcacagacgagggtaaggcttgccactgacacccttccccagaccccgcacagagcgggagctctctgcactgccGCACTGGGTACGCCCATTAAGGATTGCTATATTGATTATTGAACATTAGTATACCTTGCTTGCTATAATTGTTCTGTACATCCTTTACAAGAGATCTACAGACCACAACCTAGTTTATTTGCATGTAAGCTCATAGATGAGGAGAGGTCTAGTGCTAACTTCCATTTAATTGTTCTCTTTATGAATTCATACCAATTGATTTATAAATTTGCAGTTATCCGGAAGGTAATCTTTTGCAACCTTTCAACATTCATTTTCTGTGCTGGACATTGCAGCAGAGAAATGAGCCATCAGTACTAGTTTCTTCTTAAACTGCCTGGGTTCACGTTATTACCTTTTTAGCATCTAGAGAACTTATTGCTCACTAGTTTGATTATGGCCTTATATTGCCGGATCTTTAGATTGTAAGTGTCGTTTTTATGTACTTTCGTCCAGTGTTTTACACCTGCAGACATTAATTTGGAAGGGTGTCTAATTGGCGCTGTTTATTACGTCCTGATGTAAATGAAATCAGGCATATCTTTCATCCTCTAGAGATGCCTTTGAATGAATCAGTCTGGTTTCTGTAGCTAGGTTATGGTTTTTGAGGCGTCCTGTGGCGCTGGGGGTACGCCTGGATGCCTAGACGATGTGGCGTGACTAAAACCTTGTGGCGCCTGGGCTGGGGTACACCTCAACACCTAGGCGGCGCCTCAAAAACCATAGAAGAGGATATAAGACTATTAGTTTTTTCTTCATTCTGCTCAGAACAAATCCTCCAGTTGGTTCATCCAGTCTGTTAAAGCATTTAACTTACTCTTTCAAATTTCATTGTTGAATCTGGTTAGCGTTCTACCTTGAACTATTACAATGGTGACTACTGGCTACAATTTGTTTAACCATTCAGTTTTGTGATGATGCACTTCAGGAAGTCTTGAGGATTAAAGTAGAACATCCTGATGATCCCCAAGCTGTCTTTAATGATCGAGTAAAGGGACAGCTGAAGGTTACTAGAGCATTTGGTGCTGGTTTTCTAAAGAAGGTAAGTTCATATGACCTTGCATGCCTATGACTGATAATTTGTCCTACCTTAGTATGTCAAACAATTATGTGACTATAAGTCTGTtcacttggtcgtaaacgatcgtaaatttccagccagaacaatatttttctctcacaccaaactagtcagcagtaataatccacgatcatttcaACCCCAGCCGAATAGGCTGTATGTCAGTAGTCTTTCATTTTTTTTATCATGCTGAGGTGTGATGTGCCTCTCATGCCAGAACCACATCCTTCAATTGTTTCTGTGCTGCTTGTGTTAAATAATGGAAACTAGGTATGTATTTGTCTGGGTTTTGATCAAGGCTAGTGTACACAGCAGACTAACAGAGGGCTCCATGTCCACTAAAACACCAGGAAAGAGTGAGCTAAGATGCTATAGTCATTGATGCATATCATCTCCAATAGTTGTCATAATGAAATATCTTCCTATCTTGTTTCATTATGCATTAAACTGCTACATGTTGGTTCATATGACATTAGCACACGCACACGTACAGTGCCTAGATTTCAAGGTGGCGGTTAGAATGTAGCCATCCCTTATTGCCTTGATAACCACGCAAAGGGCAGAAGAGGCTAGGTCTGGTGGTCACATAACTGAAGATGAACAGATTTTATGGACAATTGTGGCAGTAGTTTTTTCTTAATTTGTTTAActaaacttcaaataaaaattcCATTGGTCTAGGATGATCTCAGTACTTTCAAGAGGCAAAACATGTTTATTTTGTTGCAACATAATCTTGTGTTCAATTGGTTGAGTTGTCTTTTTTGCCTGTTGCAGCCAAAATTTAACGAGGCACTACTTGAGATGTTCCGCATCGACTATGTTGGAACATCACCATATATCAGCTGCAACCCTGCTGTACTTCACCATCGTCTCTGCGCAAATGATCGGTTTCTTGTACTGTCGTCAGATGGATTGTATCAATATTTCAGCAATGACGAGGTAGTTTCACATGTGTTGTCGTTCATGGAAAATGTACCAGAGGGAGACCCAGCGCAATACCTTGTAGCTGAACTTCTTTGTCGTGCAGCCAAGAAGAATGGTCAGTTCTGCCTCTGCCTTAATTATTGATGGCAATAAGACTATGAAAGTACTTTTGAAATCTTAATtgttgatggcaatagaaaagaaaTTTGTATTTTAGCTAAGTCATTTTTCTGGGTGTTGAATGACACATGCAGGAATCAATTTTCACGAGTTACTGGATATCCCCCAGGGTGACCGCCGGAAATACCATGATGATGTTTCTGTTATGGTAATCTCACTTGAAGGAAGAATCTGGCGATCTTCTGGATGAGTGTTGAAACATGATCCAGTCTGTTCCTTGCAGCCTTGCTTAGTGTAGTAAATCTCAACTAGGAAAGGCACCAATGTCTTGCTCTGTCTTTATTTTTCAACCATGTTCAAATTCTGGCAATCCATGTGCCTTTTCTGTCTTCTACATTTTGGATTTGCGCTGCATTCTTGGGCAGTCCGAGTCCGAATTGACATATACAGGTTTTTCTCTTTTGTTATTAGGAAAAAAAAGGTTCTTTTGAGGGCAGATATGTTTTCCCGGTGTTGTGGGGTTGTTATTTTCTGTTTGCTAAATTTTTCTCTTTGCCAAAAAGAACCGTTCTTTTCTAAGTTGGGGCGCAGGTGGCGGGTGTTCAGGTTGTTGCGAAGCGATGCTGACTTGCTGAGCAAATATGCATTATACA
It encodes:
- the LOC136498443 gene encoding IQ domain-containing protein IQM2-like, with the translated sequence MGVLFSCPADDYDPLDLQEEAPAPATSSTAGAGEPAPAILRASLGSGKLRIEGSLSFKRAQAALLQVETEISIRTADAAFMPAPGPLLPRARFAEPAAADSPKHEAAALRLQKVYKSFRTRRQLADCAVLVEQSWWKLLDFALLKRSSVSFFDIEKQETAMSKWSRARTRVAKVGKGLLKDENAQKLALQHWLEAIDPRHRYGHNLHYYYDCWLHSESKQPFFYWLDVGEGREINLEGKCSRSKLLSQCIKYLGPKEREDYEVVIEDGKFLYKKSGQILDTSCGPRDAKWIFVLSTSKNLYVGQKKKGTFQHSSFLAGGATSAAGRLVVENGTLKAIWPHSGHYRPTEENFQEFKSFLRDNLVDLTDVKMSPDEEDEEFWGSLRRITSETQKTQDQTTAAPDETGPEAAGSGSTDSQKCEEETATARPEPPEDVVDQAAGEEQQAPVPREKILQRINSKKEMKSYQLGKQLSFKWTTGAGPRIGCVRDYPSELQLQALEQVNLSPRCSAAVAASRFASPLRRSFNQPASARGCEASTPREAFRSPLQHGALAVAAVAD